A genome region from Triticum aestivum cultivar Chinese Spring chromosome 2B, IWGSC CS RefSeq v2.1, whole genome shotgun sequence includes the following:
- the LOC123044854 gene encoding uncharacterized protein, giving the protein MLSPSIPHTKLIFMTCHSAFCWCQQSLSEYYFWRCADDEKVCTFKWIFTEFFQMVGGVVLTHNLPIEIYASKIYTRTMFEKFSEMLYEGGLYMLVEVVQRREYTTGYVKKNLREMRCKNYFVVQVNGPGDEFKCECGMFEHFKMVCSHALKGSGSQEHHLSATRRSSKGIEEVASMLKMQLVRSQKEHLHQPTKIRLSRLISV; this is encoded by the exons ATGTTGTCACCTTCGATACCACATACAAAACTAATCTTTATGACATGCCATTCGGCTTTTTGTTGGTGTCAACAATCACTTTCAGAGTATTATTTTTGGCGCTGTGCTGATGACGAGAAAGTCTGCACTTTCAAGTGGATTTTCACCGAGTTCTTTCAAATGGTAG GGGGTGTGGTTCTAACTCATAACTTGCCTATTGAGATTTATGCTTCCAAAATTTATACTAGGACAATGTTTGAAAAGTTCAGTGAGATGCTTTATGAAGGCGGGTTGTATATGCTGGTTGAAGTTGTACAGCGTCGTGAGTACACCACCGGGTATGTTAAGAAGAATTTGAGAGAAATGCGGTGCAAGAATTACTTCGTCGTTCAAGTGAACGGTCCGGGTGATGAGTTCAAGTGTGAATGTGGCATGTTTGAGCATTTCAAGATGGTGTGCAGCCATGCGCTTAAG GGGTCAGGATCACAAGAGCACCACTTGTCTGCAACAAGGCGATCTTCCAAAGGCATCGAGGAAGTCGCCTCGATGCTCAAGATGCAGCTTGTGAGGTCACAGAAAGAACACTTGCACCAACCCACCAAAATCAGACTTTCAAGATTGATTTCAGTGTGA